Within Corynebacterium jeddahense, the genomic segment ACGCCGTACTCGGCGATGATGGCAACGGCGACGGAAGCGTGGCCGTCCTCAACCGCCACGTTCACGCCCTGCTGGACGTTGGTGGAGGAGGTGAGGGACTCGCGCACAGCACCCCACATACGGGCAGCGCCGCCGCCGAGGTTGTGCACGCCAGAAACCTCGCGGGCGGCGATGCCGGCGATCTTGCCCACGACGTTGTCGTCGATGACGGTGTTGCCGTGCTCGGTCTCGAGGTTCTCGTTGCGCGGGCGGGTCTGCTCCGGCTCCACGACGGTGGAGGAGGTTGCCGGGGTGTTCTCGTTGGTGTTCTTGTCGGCCATGACGGGTCCTTTCAAAGGTGTTTCAAATGGGCCGGCCGTGTCCCAGGGCGTCGCGCGCCTATGGGGTGACGCGGGACACGAACGGTTCGGATACAAACTGTACACAGTTCTTTGGGAAATTGGCGGGGGCCGAAAGGTCGTCGATACGCAGGCTTGCGTCGATGGCCACCTTGTGTTTTAATACCCAGGTTGCCTTGACATGGGCCGGGTCAAACCGGCCGGTGGCTAGGCAAGCATGACACCTTCGTAAGACGGAGGATCCGCCGCAAGGCGGGCCGGTGAAGGGCCATGGCAAATAAACAGCGGCAGTACGCGAGGGTCACGCACCCTTCCGAGTCTGACACCTGAGCGGTTGCTTATCGACGAGCACCGGTCGGCGGAAGCACTGAGCAGCAGTTATTTGCGCGGTCATCTTCCGGTTGTGTCATGGCAGTCAAAACGACACTGGCGTTGAGCCAAGGGCCCAGCCCGGACAACGTTATAGAGAAACTAGAAGCTACAAACCCCACCGCTTCGATCTCGTCTCACTTCGTTCACTTCGAGCGAGGCGAGAGGTGAACGTGGGGATGCGAGGAAGAGGTAAGCGTGGCGGGACAGAAGATCCGCATCAGGCTCAAGGCCTACGACCACGAGGCGATCGACGCATCCGCGAAGAAGATCGTCGAGACGGTCACCCGCACGGGTGCCCGCGTCGTCGGCCCGGTGCCGTTGCCCACCCAGAAGAACGTGTACGCCGTGATTCGTTCTCCCCACAAGTACAAGGATTCTCGCGAGCACTTCGAGATGCGCACTCACAAGCGCCTCATCGACATTCTCGACCCGACGCCGAAGACGGTGGACGCGCTCATGCGCATCGACCTTCCGGCCAGCGTCGACGTGAACATCCAGTAGAGCAATCCCGACGTAAGTAGTGGAGAACTAACACATGTCTGACAACCAGATCAAGGGCATTCTGGGCAAGAAGCTCGGCATGACCCAGATCTTCGACGAGGACAACCGAGTTATCCCGGTGACCGTCGTCGAGGCTGGGCCGTGCGTGGTCACCCAGATCCGCACCCCTGAAACCGATGGCTACTCCGCCATCCAGATCGCCTACGGCGACATCGATCCCCGTAAGGCAAAGAAGCCGCAGGCCGGCCACTTCAAGAAGGCTGGCGTGAACCCGCGCCGCTACGTCGCCGAGATCCGCATGGACGACACCTCGGCGTACGAGCTCGGCCAGGAGTTCAACGCAACCATCTTCGAGGGCGACACCTTCGTCGACGTTGCCGGCACCACCAAGGGCCACGGCTACGCCGGCGCGATGAAGCGCCACGGCTTCGCCGGCCAGGGTGCCGCGCACGGTAACCAGGCGTCGCACCGCCGCGTCGGCTCCATCGGCGCCTGCGCGACCCCGGGCCGCGTGTTCAAGGGCACGCGCATGGCAGGCCGCATGGGTGGCAACCGCGTTACCACCCAGAACCTGAAGATCCAACGCATCGACGGCGACAACAACCTCATCCTGATCAAGGGCGCCATCCCGGGCGCGAAGGGTTCCGTTGTTACCGTCAAGACCGCAGTGAAGGGCGGTGCTCACGCATGACGAACCTGACGCTTGAAGTCCACACCGCTGACGGGGCCACCAACGGCACCGTCGAGCTCCCGGCCGAGTACTTCGACCGCGAGGCATCCGTGGCGCTGATGCACCAGGTTGTGAACGCACAGCTTGCTGCCAAGCGCCAGGGCACCCACAAGACGAAGACCCGTGGCATGGTCTCCGGCGGTGGCAAGAAGCCGTTCCGCCAGAAGGGCACCGGCCGCGCTCGCCAGGGTTCGACCCGTGCGCCGCACTTCACCGGCGGCGGCACCGTGCACGGCCCGCAGCCGCGTTCCTACGCGCAGCGCACGCCGAAGAAGATGATCAAGGCCGCCCTCGCGGGTGCTTTGACCAACCGCGCACAGAACGAGCGCATCCACGTCGTGGAGGATCTCGTCCCGGGCCAGACCCCGTCGACGAAGTCCGCCCGCGCATTCATCGAGCGCCTCACGGACCGCAAGGCGGTTCTGCTCGTGATCGGCCGTGATGACCAGAACTCCCGCCTCTCCGCAAGGAACCTGCCGGGCGTCCACGTCATTGAGCCGGCTCAGCTGAACGCCTACGACGTCCTCAACGCTGACGATGTCGTGTTCTCGGTCGAGGCGCTGCACACCTTCATCAACCGCGACAAGGCGCTCGCAAACGCCGCTGCGGAGGAGGAGAAGTAAATGGCTAAGATCGCGAACCCGCGCGACATCATCATCGCGCCCGTGCTCTCCGAGAAGAGCTACGGCCTGATGGAGCAGAACACCTACACGTTCTTTGTGGATCCGTCGGCCAACAAGACCCAGATCAAGATTGCCGTGGAGCAGATCTTCGGCGTCGACGTCGCTTCCGTGAACACCGCGAACCGCGAGGGCAAGCGCAAGCGCTCCCGCACCGGCTTCGGCCAGCGCAAGGACACGAAGCGCGCCTACGTCACGCTCCGCGAGGGCAGCGACTCCATCGACATCTTCGGCGGCGCAACCGCTTAAGACGACTCGATAGAAAAGGAACAACTATGGCTATTCGCAAGTACAAGCCGACAACTCCGGGTCGCCGTGCCAGCTCCGTTTCCGCGTTCGACGAGATCACTCGCACGACCCCGGAAAAGTCGCTGCTGCGCCCGCTCCCGAAGAAGGGCGGCCGTAACACCCACGGCCACATCACCACCCGTCACCGCGGCGGCGGCCACAAGCGTCGCTACCGCGTGATCGACTTCCGCCGCTCCGACAAGGACGGCGTGCTGGCCAAGGTCGCGCACATCGAGTACGACCCGAACCGCACCGCGAACATCGCGCTGCTGCACTACTACGACGGTGAGAAGCGCTACATCATCGCGCCGAAGGGCCTCACCCAGGGCACCGTCGTCGAGTCCGGCCCGAATGCCGACATCAAGGTGGGCAACAACCTGCCGCTGCGCAACATCCCGACCGGTACGACGATCCACGCCGTGGAGCTCAAGCCGGGCGCGGGCGCGAAGCTCGCACGTTCCGCCGGTACGTCCATCCAGCTGCTGGGTAAGGAGGGCAAGTACGCCGTGCTGCGTATGCCGTCCTCCGAGATCCGCCGCGTGGACATCCGCTGCCGCGCGACCGTGGGCGAGGTCGGCAACGCCGACCAGATCAACATCCGCTGGGGTAAGGCCGGCCGCATGCGCTGGAAGGGCTGGCGCCCGACCGTGCGTGGTGTGGTGATGAACCCGGTCGACCACCCGCACGGCGGTGGCGAGGGCAAGACCTCGGGTGGCCGCCACCCGGTGTCGCCGTGGGGCCAGAAGGAAGGCCGCACCCGCAACCCGAACCGCTATTCCAACAACATGATCGTGCGGCGCCGCCGCTCGAAGAAGCGCTAAGAGGAGGTAAACAGACATGCCACGTAGCCTGAAGAAAGGCCCGTTCGTCGACGAGCACCTCCTCAACAAGGTGGACGCTCAGAACGAGGCTGGCACCAAGCAGGTCATCAAGACCTGGTCGCGCCGTTCGACCATTCTCCCCGATTTCATCGGCCACACCTTCGCCGTCCACGACGGTCGCAAGCACGTGCCGGTGTTCGTCGACGAGTCCATGGTCGGCCACAAGCTCGGCGAGTTTGCACCGACCAAGACCTTCAAGGGTCACGTCAAGCAAGAGAAGGGACGTCGATAAGCAATGGCTGACACGATCACCACTGCATCCGCGACGGCCAAGTTTGTCCGCGTCTCCCCGATGAAGGCCCGCCGCGTGCTGGCCCTCGTCCGTGGCAAGGACGTCGCCGAGGCCCTCGCGATCCTGAAGTACGCGCCGCAGGACGCCGCCAAGGACGTGGCGAAGGTGGTTGCCTCCGCGGCCGCCAACGCCGAGAACAACTTCGGTCTCGACCCGCGCACGCTCGTTATCTCCGAGTGCTACGCCAACGAGGGCCCGACGATGCGCCGCTACCAGCCGCGCGCCCAGGGCCGCGCCTTCCAGATCCGGAAGCGCACCTCCCACATCACCGTTGTTGTCGAGTCCAAGGAAGGGGCCAAGTAATGGGCCAGAAGATTCACCCGCACGGCCTGCGCCTGGGTATCACTTCCGACTGGAAGTCCCACTGGTACGCCGACAAGAACTATGCCGATTACGTCGCCGAGGACATCAAGATCCGCGAGTACCTCGAGAAGAACCTCGAGCGCGCCGGCATCTCTGACATCGTCATCGAGCGCACCCGCGACCGCGTGCGTGTGGACATCCACACCGCGCGCCCGGGCATCGTGATCGGCCGCCGCGGCGCCGAGGCCGACCGCATCCGCCGCGAGCTGGAGAAGCTCACCGGCAAGATGGTCGCCCTCAACATCATCGAGGTCAAGAACATCGATGCCGACGCGACTCTCGTTGCGCAGTCCATCGCCGAGCAGCTGGTCAACCGTGTCGCGTTCCGTCGCGCCATGCGTAAGGCCATCCAGTCCGCGATGCGCAACCCGCAGGTCAAGGGCATCAAGGTTATGACGTCCGGCCGCCTCGGCGGTGCGGAAATGTCCCGTGTCGAGCGCTACCACGAGGGCCGCGTGCCGCTGCACACCCTCCGCGCGGAGATCGACTACGGCACGGCTGAAGCACACACCACCTTCGGCGTCATCGGCGTCAAGGTGTGGATCTACAAGGGCGACGTCGTGGGCGGTGTCCGCGAGTCCGAGCTCAACGCTCCGAAGAACGATCGCGGTGGCCGTGGCGACCGCGACCGTCGCCCGCGCCGCGGCGGCCAGCGCCGCCAGCGTGCAGAGCAGAAGAAGGAGGGCTAATTCATGCTCATCCCTAAGCGCGTGAAGTACCGCCGCCAGCACCGCCCGACCCGTTCTGGCGTGTCCAAGGGTGGCAACAAGATCACCTTCGGCGACTACGGTCTGCAGGCGCTCGAGCCGGCGTACATCACCAACCGCCAGATCGAGTCCGCACGTATCGCCATCAACCGCCACGTCAAGCGCGGTGGCAAGGTGTGGATCAACATCTTCCCGGATCGCCCGCTGACCCAGAAGCCGCTCGGCGTGCGTATGGGTTCCGGTAAGGGCCCGGT encodes:
- the rplP gene encoding 50S ribosomal protein L16, encoding MLIPKRVKYRRQHRPTRSGVSKGGNKITFGDYGLQALEPAYITNRQIESARIAINRHVKRGGKVWINIFPDRPLTQKPLGVRMGSGKGPVEKWVANVKPGRILFEMSYPNEEVALEALRRAGAKLPCKVRVIKKEDQF
- the rpsC gene encoding 30S ribosomal protein S3, which translates into the protein MGQKIHPHGLRLGITSDWKSHWYADKNYADYVAEDIKIREYLEKNLERAGISDIVIERTRDRVRVDIHTARPGIVIGRRGAEADRIRRELEKLTGKMVALNIIEVKNIDADATLVAQSIAEQLVNRVAFRRAMRKAIQSAMRNPQVKGIKVMTSGRLGGAEMSRVERYHEGRVPLHTLRAEIDYGTAEAHTTFGVIGVKVWIYKGDVVGGVRESELNAPKNDRGGRGDRDRRPRRGGQRRQRAEQKKEG
- the rplV gene encoding 50S ribosomal protein L22 yields the protein MADTITTASATAKFVRVSPMKARRVLALVRGKDVAEALAILKYAPQDAAKDVAKVVASAAANAENNFGLDPRTLVISECYANEGPTMRRYQPRAQGRAFQIRKRTSHITVVVESKEGAK
- the rplW gene encoding 50S ribosomal protein L23, which encodes MAKIANPRDIIIAPVLSEKSYGLMEQNTYTFFVDPSANKTQIKIAVEQIFGVDVASVNTANREGKRKRSRTGFGQRKDTKRAYVTLREGSDSIDIFGGATA
- the rplD gene encoding 50S ribosomal protein L4; translation: MTNLTLEVHTADGATNGTVELPAEYFDREASVALMHQVVNAQLAAKRQGTHKTKTRGMVSGGGKKPFRQKGTGRARQGSTRAPHFTGGGTVHGPQPRSYAQRTPKKMIKAALAGALTNRAQNERIHVVEDLVPGQTPSTKSARAFIERLTDRKAVLLVIGRDDQNSRLSARNLPGVHVIEPAQLNAYDVLNADDVVFSVEALHTFINRDKALANAAAEEEK
- a CDS encoding Asp23/Gls24 family envelope stress response protein, which translates into the protein MADKNTNENTPATSSTVVEPEQTRPRNENLETEHGNTVIDDNVVGKIAGIAAREVSGVHNLGGGAARMWGAVRESLTSSTNVQQGVNVAVEDGHASVAVAIIAEYGVAIHELANAIRENITVAITRMTGLIVDRVDVTVHDVHLPEQETTVQDDANYQAVNQPVNQQINQ
- the rpsJ gene encoding 30S ribosomal protein S10 — protein: MAGQKIRIRLKAYDHEAIDASAKKIVETVTRTGARVVGPVPLPTQKNVYAVIRSPHKYKDSREHFEMRTHKRLIDILDPTPKTVDALMRIDLPASVDVNIQ
- the rpsS gene encoding 30S ribosomal protein S19, encoding MPRSLKKGPFVDEHLLNKVDAQNEAGTKQVIKTWSRRSTILPDFIGHTFAVHDGRKHVPVFVDESMVGHKLGEFAPTKTFKGHVKQEKGRR
- the rplC gene encoding 50S ribosomal protein L3; the protein is MSDNQIKGILGKKLGMTQIFDEDNRVIPVTVVEAGPCVVTQIRTPETDGYSAIQIAYGDIDPRKAKKPQAGHFKKAGVNPRRYVAEIRMDDTSAYELGQEFNATIFEGDTFVDVAGTTKGHGYAGAMKRHGFAGQGAAHGNQASHRRVGSIGACATPGRVFKGTRMAGRMGGNRVTTQNLKIQRIDGDNNLILIKGAIPGAKGSVVTVKTAVKGGAHA
- the rplB gene encoding 50S ribosomal protein L2 yields the protein MAIRKYKPTTPGRRASSVSAFDEITRTTPEKSLLRPLPKKGGRNTHGHITTRHRGGGHKRRYRVIDFRRSDKDGVLAKVAHIEYDPNRTANIALLHYYDGEKRYIIAPKGLTQGTVVESGPNADIKVGNNLPLRNIPTGTTIHAVELKPGAGAKLARSAGTSIQLLGKEGKYAVLRMPSSEIRRVDIRCRATVGEVGNADQINIRWGKAGRMRWKGWRPTVRGVVMNPVDHPHGGGEGKTSGGRHPVSPWGQKEGRTRNPNRYSNNMIVRRRRSKKR